Part of the Helicobacter bilis genome is shown below.
TAAAAATTAAAGTAGAAAATCAAGCAAGAGATGAGGGCGGACTGATAGAATCTTTGATTCTACATTTTGATTCTATTGCTACTACATCAATTGCTATTGGCGTTGCAATATATTTGAAGGAATCTGTTAATAAAATTATAATCCATTATCTCACAGGAGCATACAAAAGAGAAAAGTTAGAAAATCTCTTAAAGAAAGAGCAAATCAAGGAATTACAGCTAAAAAATAATAATGATGTGCTGACCGAACTTAAAAAGATACTTCAAGGGTTTGATCGAAGTCCAAAAATTAGAAGGATAGTGTCAAATTTTTATAACAAAGCAGAAAAATATGAAAAAATTGAAAAAATAGGCTACAAAACCGAGAAGTCAAGCGAATTGCTTGTTAAAAGAGAACAATTTAAAACTTTCATTCTTACAGAAAATAAGGATATAGAACTTATAGAAAATGCTGAAATTGAAATTATATCCCCTGTATTAAAAGAAGATGAATACAAATGGAAAGGAATCTATAATGGAAATAAAATAGATTTCAGTATGGGTGATAGTAGCTTTAAGAATGATGTAATTACACAAAAATATAATTTTATTAACGGAACAAGTATTATTTGTGATTTAGAAATTAGTAGAACTTTTGATGAATATGGAGAAGAAGTTAAAATATCTTATAGAGTTAAAAAAGTGGTTGGAACACGACTTGATGAAAAAATAGAGCTTACAAAATTTGGTCTAAAAAGGAAACGGCAGAAAGAAAAAGATTTGCAACCAAACTTATTTAATTATCAAGAAAGGAGCAATAATGACTAACTACACAGAAAAAGATTTAGAAAACTTTATAGAATCTGCTTTATTAGAAAATGGCTATATCAAAAGAGAAAGCAAAGATTATGATAAAAATTTATGTGTGGATAAAGAGCTATTTGAACGCTTTTTGCAATCAACTCAAGCAAAAGCCCTGCAAGAATTAGCAAAACGAAATATAAAAGAGCAAGAGTTGCTAAAAAGAGTGGCTTCACAAATAAGCGAGAAAGGAATCTTAAAAGCCCTGCAATCGCATATAGAAATAATGGGCGTTAAACTCTTTCTTGCATACCCTAAGCCAAATTCAAGTGCTAATCCACAAGCCATAGAAAATTACAAGAAAAATATCTTTTCTATCACGCGTCAGCTTTATTATAGTGAGAAAAATAACAACTCTTTAGATATGGCGATTTTCCTAAATGGACTGCCCCTTATCACTATGGAGCTTAAAAATCCTTTCACATATCAAAATGCCCATAACGCCACAAAGCAGTATAAAACAGACAGAGACCCAAGAGAGCGTATATTTAAGCAAAGTGTGGTGTATTTTGCCCTTGATAGTGATGAAGTGTATATGAGCACAAAGCTAGAGGGAATGGCTACAAGATTCCTACCCTTTAATCGTGGGCTAAATAATGGCAGTGGAGAAATAGGGTGTGAGTGTGGCAGTGGGAATCCGCTTGTTGCGAATAAAATGAAAACAAGCTATTTTTGGGAAGAGATTTTGCAAAAAGATAATGTGCTGAATCTGCTTTTTAACTTCGCACAAATTGTAAAAAAAGACGCAACAGAATCTGTGATATTTCCTAGATTCCATCAATTTGATGTGGTGCGTAAGCTTTTAAAAGACGCAAAAGAAAAGGGCGTGGGGCAAAGGTATCTTATCCAGCATAGTGCAGGAAGTGGGAAAAGCAACTCAATAGCGTGGTTAGCCCATAATCTAGTAAGCTTACACAGAAAGCAAAATGATGAAGAAAAACCTGTCTTTGATAGCATTCTAGTCGTAACGGATAGAAAAGTGCTAGATAGACAAATACAAGAGAATGTCAAGTCTTTCACACAAGATAAAAACCTTGTAGAATCTATCACAGATGGAAGCAGACAGCTAAAAGCCGCCATAGAAGAGGGTAAAAAAATCATCATCACAACGATACAAAAATTCCCCTATATCGCTGATGAAATCACACATTTACAGAATAAAACCTTTGCAATAATCATAGATGAAGCACATTCAAGCCAAAGTGGCAAAAACGCACAAGAAATGGCGAAAGCCATAAGCAATAAAGAATCTAATCACATAGATTCTAATGAAATAGACATAGAAGAAGAGCTGATAAAAATCATTGAAAATAAAAAGTTTCAAAAAAATGCAAGTTATTTTGCTTTCACTGCTACGCCTAAGCCAAAAACGCTAGAAATGTTTGGAATCCCTTGTGAGATAAATGGGGAGAGAAAGTTTATCCCCTTTCATCTCTACTCTATGAAACAAGCCATAGAAGAGGGCTTTATCCTTGATGTATTAAAGGGCTATATCACTTATACAAGCTACTATAAAATCATCTCTAGCATAGATGATGATAAAGAATATGATAAAGCAAAAGCAAATGCGAAATTAAGAGCCTATGTAACAAATCACGATGAAACCATTGAGAAAAAAGCAAAAATAATGATAGAACACTTTTTTCAAAATATTTATAAAAAAATCGGCGGCAAGGCAAAGGCAATGGTCGTTACAAGCTCTAGGGAAAATGCGGTTAAATATTATCTTTTCTTTAGGGAGTATTTGCAAGAGAATTATCCACAATATAAAGCCTTAGTGGCATTTTCAGGGGATAAGGAAATAGATGGGGAGAGTTATAGCGAAGCAGGTCTTAATGGCTTTAGTGAATCTATGCTAAAAGATGAGTTTAAAAAGGATAAGTATCGCTTTTTAATTGTCGCAGAGAAGTATCAAACAGGCTTTGATGAGCCGCTTTTACACACAATGTATGTAGATAAAGCCTTAGAGGGCATAAGTGCGGTGCAGACACTCTCACGCCTTAATAGAATCTGTAAAAATAAAGAGGATACTTGTGTGCTAGACTTTGCAAACACGCACGAAAAGATTGGGGAGTCTTTTAGCACTTTTTATGGGCAGACTTATCTCAAAGAGCCAAGCGATATTGAAAAGATTTTCACGCTTAAAAGTAATCTATTTGAATATGGAATCTATACGCAATATGAGCTAGATTCTTTTGTAGAAGCTATTTTACAAAGGCAAAGCGAGGATAGAATCCACTCTAAACTTGATACTATGGTAAAGGAATATAACGCAAAAAGCGATGATGAAAAGACAGAGTTTTACACAAAAGCAAAGGCGTATTTGAGAGAATACTCCTTTCTCGCACAGATTCTGCCCTTTAATGATAC
Proteins encoded:
- a CDS encoding type I restriction endonuclease subunit R, with protein sequence MTNYTEKDLENFIESALLENGYIKRESKDYDKNLCVDKELFERFLQSTQAKALQELAKRNIKEQELLKRVASQISEKGILKALQSHIEIMGVKLFLAYPKPNSSANPQAIENYKKNIFSITRQLYYSEKNNNSLDMAIFLNGLPLITMELKNPFTYQNAHNATKQYKTDRDPRERIFKQSVVYFALDSDEVYMSTKLEGMATRFLPFNRGLNNGSGEIGCECGSGNPLVANKMKTSYFWEEILQKDNVLNLLFNFAQIVKKDATESVIFPRFHQFDVVRKLLKDAKEKGVGQRYLIQHSAGSGKSNSIAWLAHNLVSLHRKQNDEEKPVFDSILVVTDRKVLDRQIQENVKSFTQDKNLVESITDGSRQLKAAIEEGKKIIITTIQKFPYIADEITHLQNKTFAIIIDEAHSSQSGKNAQEMAKAISNKESNHIDSNEIDIEEELIKIIENKKFQKNASYFAFTATPKPKTLEMFGIPCEINGERKFIPFHLYSMKQAIEEGFILDVLKGYITYTSYYKIISSIDDDKEYDKAKANAKLRAYVTNHDETIEKKAKIMIEHFFQNIYKKIGGKAKAMVVTSSRENAVKYYLFFREYLQENYPQYKALVAFSGDKEIDGESYSEAGLNGFSESMLKDEFKKDKYRFLIVAEKYQTGFDEPLLHTMYVDKALEGISAVQTLSRLNRICKNKEDTCVLDFANTHEKIGESFSTFYGQTYLKEPSDIEKIFTLKSNLFEYGIYTQYELDSFVEAILQRQSEDRIHSKLDTMVKEYNAKSDDEKTEFYTKAKAYLREYSFLAQILPFNDTELEKLHILLKMLITKIAPPSTEDLAKGIVNNVDLESIRIILTDTKDIELEEGKGGVKPSSADGSSKKEVEFERLLNIVKAFNDKFGNVEFGADEKIAKELMDLKDDIAKEQTFRDSLGDEQNARRLFADIFKNKYLDFYLENSPFLEQLGDKQAEFKEKVSGVIFEMIWADKSK